The Bos indicus x Bos taurus breed Angus x Brahman F1 hybrid chromosome 3, Bos_hybrid_MaternalHap_v2.0, whole genome shotgun sequence genome includes a window with the following:
- the CITED4 gene encoding cbp/p300-interacting transactivator 4: MADHLMLAEGYSLVPRPPPAAPAHGPHALRTLQPYSSPGLDSGLRPRGAPLGPPPPPQGTVAYGAFGPSPTFQPFPAVPPPAAGNAHLQPVATLYPGRATMPPGAPGGPSGPQPAPGAPAPPLQPPAHALGGMDAELIDEEALTSLELELGLHRVRDLPELFLGQSEFDCFSDLGSAPPAGSVSC, translated from the coding sequence ATGGCTGACCACCTGATGCTTGCCGAGGGCTACAGCCTGGTGCCGAGGCCGCCGCCCGCCGCGCCCGCCCACGGCCCTCACGCGCTCCGGACGCTGCAGCCGTACTCGAGCCCAGGCCTGGACAGCGGGTTACGGCCGCGGGGGGCTCCGCTGGGCCCGCCGCCGCCTCCACAGGGGACCGTGGCGTACGGGGCCTTCGGGCCGTCTCCCACCTTCCAGCCCTTCCCGGCTGTGCCACCGCCGGCGGCCGGCAACGCGCACCTGCAGCCCGTGGCGACGCTGTACCCAGGACGCGCCACCATGCCCCCCGGGGCCCCAGGAGGCCCCTCAGGCCCGCAGCCCGCACCCGGAGCCCCGGCCCCGCCACTGCAGCCGCCGGCGCACGCCCTGGGCGGCATGGACGCCGAACTCATCGACGAGGAGGCGCTGACGTCGCTGGAGCTGGAGCTCGGGCTGCACCGCGTGCGCGATCTGCCCGAGCTCTTCCTGGGCCAGAGCGAGTTCGACTGCTTCTCGGACTTGGGGTCGGCGCCGCCCGCCGGCTCGGTGAGCTGCTGA